One genomic window of Limanda limanda chromosome 16, fLimLim1.1, whole genome shotgun sequence includes the following:
- the sumo3b gene encoding small ubiquitin-related modifier 3 produces MSEEKPKEGVKTENDHINLKVAGQDGSVVQFKIKRHTPLSKLMKAYCERQGLSIRQIRFRFDGQPINETDTPAQLEMEDEDTIDVFQQQTGGVGS; encoded by the exons ATGTCCGAAGAGAAGCCCAAG gaagGAGTGAAGACGGAGAACGACCACATCAACCTGAAGGTGGCCGGTCAGGACGGGTCGGtggtacagttcaaaatcaagAGGCACACTCCGCTCAGCAAACTCATGAAGGCGTACTGCGAAAGACAG GGTTTGTCAATTCGACAGATACGGTTTAGGTTCGATGGACAGCCGATTAATGAAACGGACACACCTGCACAG CTGGAGATGGAGGATGAAGACACTATTGATGTATTTCAACAACAGACAGGAGGTGTCGGATCTTAA